A stretch of Prinia subflava isolate CZ2003 ecotype Zambia chromosome 14, Cam_Psub_1.2, whole genome shotgun sequence DNA encodes these proteins:
- the KBTBD8 gene encoding kelch repeat and BTB domain-containing protein 8 produces MAALGEPSQFSQTLNGVPPSNPVISGMDPFHACSILQQLKTMYDEGQLTDIVVEVDHGKTFSCHRNVLAAISPYFRSMFTSGLTESTQKEVRIVGVEAESMHLVLNYAYTSRVVLTEANVQALFTAASIFQIPSIQDQCAKYMISHLDPQNSIGVFIFADHYGHQELKDRSQDYIRKKFLSVTKEQEFLQLRKDQLISILNSDDLNVDKEEHVYESIIRWFEHEQNKREVHLPEIFAKCIRMPLLDETFLEKIPPVFAQAMAKSCVQKGQPSANGYTQRLGMTASEMIICFDAAHKHSGKKQTVPCLDSVTGRVFKLCKPPNDLREVGILVSPDNDIYIAGGYRPSSSEVSIDHRAESDFWMYDHSGNRWIPKAPLLRARIGCKLVHCCGKLYAIGGRVYEGDGRNSLKSVECYDSRENCWTAVCPMPVAMEFHSAVEYKDNIYVLQGEFFLCYDPQKDYWGFLTPMTVPRIQGLATVYNDSIYYIAGTCGNHQRMFTVEAYDIEQNKWTRKKDFPCDQSINPYIKLVLLKNKLHLFVRATQVTVEEHVFRTSRKNSLYQYDEVSDQWQKVYETPDRLWDLGRHFECVVAKLYPQCLQKVI; encoded by the exons AACCAAGTCAGTTTTCACAAACGCTGAACGGAGTTCCTCCCTCAAACCCAGTCATCAGTGGAATGGACCCCTTCCATGCCTGCAGTAttctccagcagctgaagaCCATGTATGATGAGGGACAGCTGACAGATATTGTGGTGGAAGTGGATCACGGGAAAACATTCTCCTGTCATAGGAATGTTCTTGCTGCAATCAGTCCTTATTTCAG ATCGATGTTCACGAGCGGCCTTACCGAGAGCACCCAGAAGGAAGTTCGCATCGTTGGTGTGGAAGCAGAGTCGATGCATTTAGTGTTGAACTATGCATATACCTCCAGAGTAGTGCTGACAGAGGCCAACGTGCAGGCTTTGTTCACTGCAGCCAGTATCTTCCAGATCCCTTCCATACAAGACCAGTGTGCTAAATACATGATCAGTCATTTGGACCCGCAGAACTCCATCGGGGTGTTCATCTTTGCTGATCACTACGGTCATCAGGAACTCAAGGACAGGTCACAAGACTACATTCGCAAGAAGTTTCTGAGTGTCACCAAAGAGCAAGAGTTTCTTCAGTTGAGAAAAGACCAACTGATAAGCATCCTCAACAGTGATGATTTAAATGTAGATAAAGAAGAACACGTTTATGAGAGCATTATAAGGTGGTTTGAGCACGAGCAAAATAAGAGAGAAGTGCACCTTCCAGAAATATTTGCCAAATGCATCCGTATGCCTCTGTTGGATGAGACATTTTTAGAGAAAATCCCTCCCGTGTTTGCACAGGCGATGGCCAAAAGCTGTGTACAAAAGGGACAACCCAGTGCCAATGGCTACACCCAACGGCTCGGAATGACCGCTTCCGAAATGATCATATGCTTTGATGCTGCCCACAAACACTCAGGAAAGAAGCAAACAGTGCCTTGTTTAGATTCGGTCACAGGGAGAGTGTTTAAACTATGCAAGCCACCCAATGACTTGAGGGAGGTCGGCATTCTGGTGTCTCCTGATAACGATATTTACATTGCGGGTGGTTACCGGCCGAGCAGCAGCGAGGTCTCCATCGACCACCGCGCCGAGAGCGACTTCTGGATGTACGATCACTCTGGCAACAGGTGGATCCCCAAGGCGCCCCTGCTGCGCGCCAGGATAGGCTGCAAGTTGGTTCACTGCTGTGGGAAGCTGTACGCCATCGGGGGCAGAGTTTACGAAGGAGACGGGCGCAACTCCCTCAAGTCTGTGGAGTGCTATGACAGCCGGGAGAACTGCTGGACAGCTGTGTGTCCCATGCCGGTAGCAATGGAGTTCCACAGTGCTGTGGAGTATAAGGATAACATCTATGTTTTACAGG GGGAGTTTTTCCTTTGCTACGATCCTCAGAAGGATTACTGGGGGTTCCTCACCCCAATGACTGTGCCTAGAATCCAAGGCTTGGCTACAGTGTACAACGACTCCATCTACTACATCGCCGGCACGTGTGGGAACCACCAGCGCATGTTCACCGTCGAGGCCTACGACATCGAACAGAACAAGTGGACTCGAAAGAAAGACTTCCCCTGCGACCAGTCCATCAATCCCTACATAAAACTTGTCCTCCTCAAAAACAAACTCCATCTCTTTGTCAGAGCTACTCAAGTCACTGTTGAGGAACACGTTTTCAGAACCAGCAGGAAGAATTCACTCTACCAGTACGATGAGGTCAGCGACCAATGGCAGAAAGTCTACGAGACTCCAGACAGGCTCTGGGATTTAGGCCGGCATTTTGAATGTGTTGTTGCTAAATTGTATCCGCAGTGTCTTCAGAAAgttatttaa